A single window of Nitrospira sp. CR1.1 DNA harbors:
- the secD gene encoding protein translocase subunit SecD: protein MKKVGGRLLALVAMVVASIIFFLPSYQPLYKELPRWIREVLPDKGITLGLDLQGGIHLVLEVEEDRAVEIAVERTAAGLQDLLVEKKIPAESVKRTGASQITVGFQNAELKAQVQKLLDDFPTYVEVEAAGSANKVVWELRDAEIKRIKDSAINQALETIRNRIDQFGVAEPLIQRQGLKQVVVQLPGIKDAKLAKDLIKQTALLEFKLLDDENQLKLDLPGRIQKGKEREDAFLKQVEGKVPEGDQILFERIVEKESGQEWLAPYLVKKRVMLAGDVLSDARVSIGQFNEPYVSVTFDAKGAREFDRITGENVKKRMAIVLDNTIYSAPVIQERISGGRAQITGTFSMEEANNLSIVLRAGALPAPLKIIQDLTVGPSLGQDSIEKGVKATLFAGLLVIVFMAAYYRLSGVIANLALMLNLICLIGSLAALNATLTLPGIAGIILTIGMGVDSNVLIFERIREELRQGKAVRVAIDAGYDKALLTIVDSHVTTLITGFALFLFGTGPIKGFAVTLCLGIAINLFTALVGTKVVFDLFNQRKKIEQLSI, encoded by the coding sequence ATGAAAAAAGTCGGCGGACGGTTGTTGGCCTTAGTGGCGATGGTGGTCGCTTCGATCATCTTTTTCTTGCCCTCCTACCAACCTCTTTACAAGGAATTGCCGCGGTGGATTCGTGAGGTTCTGCCGGACAAGGGCATTACCCTGGGGTTGGATTTGCAAGGCGGCATTCACCTGGTATTGGAGGTGGAGGAAGATCGAGCGGTTGAAATTGCGGTGGAACGAACGGCAGCGGGTCTTCAAGACCTTCTCGTCGAAAAGAAGATTCCCGCCGAATCGGTCAAGCGGACGGGAGCCTCGCAAATCACCGTCGGATTTCAAAATGCTGAACTGAAAGCGCAGGTGCAGAAGCTCCTGGATGACTTCCCGACCTATGTGGAGGTCGAGGCCGCCGGCTCTGCGAACAAAGTCGTGTGGGAGTTGCGGGATGCCGAGATTAAACGCATCAAGGATTCCGCCATCAACCAGGCGCTTGAAACGATTCGCAATCGTATCGATCAGTTCGGTGTGGCGGAGCCGTTGATTCAGCGCCAGGGGTTGAAGCAAGTGGTCGTGCAGCTGCCCGGAATTAAGGACGCCAAATTGGCGAAGGACCTCATCAAGCAAACCGCCCTGCTCGAATTCAAACTGCTGGACGATGAAAACCAACTCAAGCTGGATCTGCCGGGCCGGATTCAGAAAGGCAAGGAACGTGAGGACGCGTTTCTGAAGCAAGTTGAGGGGAAGGTTCCGGAAGGCGATCAGATTCTGTTTGAGCGGATCGTCGAAAAGGAGAGCGGACAAGAATGGTTGGCCCCTTATCTGGTCAAAAAGCGGGTCATGCTGGCCGGCGATGTATTGAGCGATGCCCGGGTCTCCATCGGCCAGTTCAATGAACCCTATGTGTCCGTGACCTTCGATGCGAAAGGGGCGCGGGAGTTTGATCGCATCACGGGCGAGAACGTGAAGAAGCGGATGGCGATCGTGCTCGACAATACCATCTACTCGGCGCCGGTCATCCAGGAGCGCATCAGCGGAGGAAGAGCCCAGATTACGGGAACGTTCTCCATGGAAGAGGCCAACAACCTGTCCATCGTGCTCCGGGCCGGAGCCCTGCCCGCTCCGCTGAAGATCATTCAGGATCTTACGGTCGGTCCTTCCCTCGGGCAGGATTCGATTGAGAAAGGCGTCAAAGCGACCCTCTTTGCGGGACTTCTCGTGATCGTGTTTATGGCGGCCTACTATCGATTGTCCGGAGTCATCGCCAATTTGGCGTTGATGCTGAACCTCATCTGTCTGATCGGGTCTCTGGCCGCGTTGAATGCGACGCTGACCTTACCAGGGATAGCCGGAATCATTTTGACGATCGGGATGGGCGTTGATTCCAACGTCTTGATCTTCGAGCGCATTCGCGAAGAGTTGCGACAAGGGAAAGCGGTCCGGGTGGCAATTGATGCCGGGTACGATAAAGCCCTTTTGACCATCGTCGATTCGCACGTCACGACATTGATTACCGGCTTTGCGCTGTTTTTGTTCGGCACCGGACCGATCAAAGGTTTTGCCGTGACGTTGTGCCTTGGCATCGCGATCAATCTTTTTACGGCGTTGGTCGGCACCAAGGTGGTCTTCGACCTCTTTAATCAGCGCAAGAAAATTGAGCAGCTCAGCATTTAG
- the yajC gene encoding preprotein translocase subunit YajC, whose product MWDSVAWAQGTSGSTGAGGGLLSLVPFVLIFIIFYFMLILPQQKRQKQAKAMLETLKKGDKVVTASGIWGTITNMGKETVTLQIADTTKIKIQKEHIARLRGEEED is encoded by the coding sequence ATGTGGGATTCGGTGGCATGGGCACAGGGAACGTCGGGGAGTACGGGTGCGGGGGGAGGCCTCTTGTCGCTGGTCCCCTTCGTTCTGATCTTCATCATTTTTTATTTTATGCTGATTCTTCCGCAACAAAAACGTCAGAAGCAGGCGAAGGCGATGTTGGAAACCTTGAAGAAGGGCGACAAGGTGGTGACGGCCTCGGGCATTTGGGGCACGATCACCAACATGGGAAAAGAGACGGTGACGCTTCAAATTGCGGATACGACCAAAATCAAAATCCAGAAAGAGCATATTGCTCGGCTGCGCGGTGAAGAAGAAGACTGA
- the secF gene encoding protein translocase subunit SecF, which produces MFEILGRTNIDFMGKRTIAFALSGILAFLGVIAVLQIARGAANLGIDFAGGTAVQLKFDQAIRIDEARRALETNGLGSAELQEFTQDNKLLIRVKASTTIEEKVAERVMAVFSKEFPGNKFVVDSSMEIGPTIGKKLQEDAMIAVLISFVGIVLYIAVRFELRFGVAAALATFHDVLAVLGVFYILDKEITLLVVTALLTLAGYSLTDTVVVFDRIRENFRTRRREDEETIINQAINQVLSRTIVTSLTVVIVLIPLVLAGAEVLHDFSLALLGGVMFGTYSSIFVASPLLLLWPGSAGSLLKRR; this is translated from the coding sequence ATGTTCGAGATTTTGGGAAGGACGAATATCGATTTTATGGGGAAGCGCACGATCGCCTTTGCGCTTTCCGGCATCCTGGCTTTTCTGGGCGTCATCGCGGTGCTGCAAATCGCGCGCGGGGCGGCCAATCTGGGAATCGATTTTGCGGGCGGGACGGCGGTGCAGCTCAAATTTGATCAGGCGATCAGAATTGACGAAGCCCGGCGCGCGCTGGAAACCAATGGTCTGGGATCGGCCGAGTTGCAGGAGTTCACGCAGGACAACAAGCTGCTCATTCGCGTGAAAGCCTCGACGACGATTGAAGAGAAGGTTGCGGAACGGGTGATGGCGGTGTTCAGCAAGGAATTTCCCGGCAACAAGTTTGTGGTCGATTCCAGCATGGAGATCGGCCCGACGATTGGAAAGAAGCTGCAAGAAGATGCCATGATTGCCGTGTTGATCTCGTTCGTCGGAATCGTGCTCTATATTGCGGTCCGGTTTGAACTGCGGTTCGGAGTGGCGGCTGCGCTGGCGACATTCCACGATGTCCTGGCAGTGTTGGGCGTGTTCTACATTTTGGATAAGGAGATCACCTTGTTGGTGGTCACGGCGCTGCTGACGCTGGCCGGGTACTCGTTAACGGATACTGTGGTGGTATTCGATCGGATCCGTGAGAATTTCCGCACGCGCCGGCGGGAAGATGAGGAAACGATTATCAATCAGGCCATCAACCAGGTCCTGAGTCGCACCATCGTCACCAGTTTGACCGTCGTGATCGTGCTCATTCCGCTGGTGCTGGCAGGCGCCGAGGTCTTACATGATTTCTCGCTGGCCTTGCTCGGGGGCGTGATGTTCGGCACCTATTCGTCCATTTTCGTGGCAAGCCCGTTGCTGCTGTTGTGGCCCGGCAGCGCCGGAAGCCTCCTCAAGCGTCGTTAG
- a CDS encoding arginine--tRNA ligase → MAQGVVQEKVARALTGALRLAQQRGVLTIEQMPVINLEAPKRPEWGDVSCTVAMSLSASERRPPFEIAQIIVDHIHEREALFARVDIARPGFLNFTLKPDLWLEVLRRIEAQRAEYGHSRVGLGRRVLVEYVSANPTGPLHVGHGRGAAVGQALVRLLRATGHEVVSEYYINDAGRQMKLLGVSVLARYLESCGQAVPFPEDGYQGEYIRAVAAHVKAEQGAALLSLPSSDAEQRSREFAYRELLALIRQDLETFGITFESWFSEASLLSSGAVEQVLDELRNRDLLFDQDGAQWFRSSAYGDEKDRVVRKQEGEYTYLASDIAYHRDKLRRGFDLLVDVWGADHHGYIPRMQAVVQAYGYPKERLRVVLVQMVNLLRGGRKVEMSKRAGEFITLREVMDEVGADAAKFFFLMRDSSTHLDFDLELAKQQSQENPVYYVQYAHARIASLLRVAVSRGIDCPLPNEADLKLLEDPDELAIIRKLSIFPVVLEAGAVELEPHRMAYYLRELAGLVHPYYNKHRILPPAADLDATPASPTEPPASTRRVSEAMPPGLTGARLALMWAVQQVVRNGLTVLGVSAPEQM, encoded by the coding sequence GTGGCTCAGGGAGTGGTGCAAGAGAAGGTTGCCCGAGCGTTGACCGGCGCGCTTCGCCTGGCTCAACAACGAGGAGTTCTTACGATTGAGCAGATGCCGGTGATTAACCTTGAGGCGCCAAAGCGGCCCGAGTGGGGGGATGTGTCCTGCACAGTGGCCATGTCCTTGTCTGCCTCCGAGCGACGGCCTCCCTTCGAAATTGCTCAGATTATTGTGGATCACATTCATGAACGAGAAGCTCTGTTCGCTCGAGTGGATATCGCGCGTCCGGGGTTTCTCAATTTCACGCTCAAACCTGATCTCTGGTTAGAAGTTCTGCGACGCATTGAAGCCCAGCGGGCAGAGTATGGTCACAGCCGGGTGGGACTAGGACGCCGGGTATTGGTGGAATATGTCAGCGCCAATCCGACTGGCCCCTTGCATGTTGGCCATGGACGTGGTGCTGCCGTTGGGCAGGCGCTCGTTCGCCTCCTCCGTGCCACAGGACATGAGGTCGTCAGCGAATATTATATTAACGATGCGGGCCGCCAAATGAAATTGCTTGGAGTGTCGGTCCTCGCGCGATACCTCGAATCGTGCGGACAGGCAGTCCCGTTTCCTGAAGATGGATATCAGGGAGAGTATATTCGCGCGGTCGCAGCGCACGTGAAGGCAGAACAAGGTGCGGCGCTGCTCTCCCTGCCTTCGAGTGATGCAGAGCAGCGAAGTAGGGAATTCGCATACCGGGAACTCCTGGCTCTGATACGGCAGGATTTAGAAACCTTCGGCATTACGTTCGAGTCCTGGTTCAGTGAAGCCTCATTGTTGTCCTCGGGTGCGGTCGAGCAGGTATTGGACGAATTGAGAAACCGGGACCTTCTTTTCGATCAGGACGGCGCGCAATGGTTTCGCTCGTCAGCCTACGGTGATGAAAAAGATCGGGTTGTCCGCAAACAGGAGGGGGAGTACACCTACCTCGCCTCCGACATTGCCTACCATCGCGACAAGCTGCGGCGTGGATTTGATCTCCTAGTTGATGTCTGGGGCGCCGACCATCATGGCTATATCCCGCGGATGCAAGCCGTGGTGCAGGCCTATGGCTATCCGAAGGAGCGTCTGCGGGTCGTGTTGGTGCAGATGGTGAATCTTCTCCGAGGCGGCAGAAAGGTCGAAATGTCCAAGCGGGCCGGAGAGTTTATTACCCTCCGCGAAGTCATGGACGAAGTTGGCGCGGACGCGGCTAAATTTTTCTTTCTCATGCGCGACTCCAGCACGCACCTGGATTTCGATCTGGAGTTGGCCAAGCAGCAGTCGCAGGAGAATCCAGTTTATTACGTGCAGTATGCGCATGCGCGGATCGCCAGTCTTTTGCGTGTGGCGGTCTCGCGGGGCATCGATTGCCCGCTTCCGAATGAGGCCGACCTAAAGCTGTTGGAAGATCCCGATGAACTCGCGATCATTCGAAAACTGTCAATATTTCCGGTGGTGCTGGAGGCCGGCGCCGTGGAGCTGGAGCCGCATCGGATGGCCTACTATCTCCGGGAGCTGGCGGGCCTGGTGCATCCTTACTACAACAAACACCGGATTTTGCCTCCGGCAGCCGACCTCGACGCGACCCCTGCCTCCCCAACCGAGCCACCGGCGTCTACCAGGCGGGTGTCCGAGGCGATGCCGCCAGGCCTTACAGGGGCGCGGCTGGCCCTCATGTGGGCGGTGCAACAGGTGGTCCGCAATGGATTGACGGTGCTGGGTGTCTCGGCCCCGGAGCAGATGTAG
- the tgt gene encoding tRNA guanosine(34) transglycosylase Tgt, whose translation MLSFRITHEDAGGGARVGVLTTGRSEVATPAFMPVGSLGNVRSVDGEELLKMGYGLILNNAYHLYLRPGHKVVEELGGVHGFTAWPGAILTDSGGFQVFSLAKFCKVTDEGVVFQSHIDGSSRFISPETSIEIQEALGADIIMAFDHVVALPSSVDQVRDAAKRTSLWARRCVEAKRRTDQSLFGIVQGGLDQGLRVKSARDLVSVGFDGYAVGGLSVGEDKADMYAMLDVTVPELPFLKPRYLMGVGMPEDLVEGVARGIDMFDCVVPSRHGRTGWLFTSFGRVVIKQARYARDEQPIDPACRCPVCTRYTRAYLHHLFGVKEMLGARLNTIHNLWFFAKLMEEIRSAVRGGTFQEFRREFHRTYIVDRPGGEGRSEVDHTNVS comes from the coding sequence ATGTTGTCGTTTCGTATTACCCATGAGGACGCAGGCGGGGGGGCGCGGGTCGGTGTTCTTACCACCGGGCGCAGCGAGGTGGCGACGCCCGCTTTCATGCCGGTCGGATCGCTCGGCAATGTGCGCAGTGTCGATGGGGAAGAACTGCTCAAGATGGGCTACGGGCTGATCTTGAATAACGCCTATCACCTGTATCTGCGTCCCGGCCACAAAGTCGTGGAGGAGTTGGGCGGCGTTCACGGCTTCACGGCTTGGCCAGGCGCTATTCTCACCGACAGCGGCGGTTTCCAGGTGTTCAGCTTGGCAAAGTTTTGCAAGGTGACGGACGAGGGCGTGGTGTTCCAATCGCATATCGACGGGTCCTCACGATTCATCAGCCCCGAAACTTCGATTGAGATTCAGGAAGCGTTGGGCGCGGACATCATCATGGCATTCGACCATGTCGTGGCCTTGCCCTCGTCTGTCGATCAGGTTCGTGACGCCGCCAAACGGACCTCTCTCTGGGCGCGTCGTTGCGTGGAGGCCAAGCGTCGAACGGATCAGTCGTTGTTCGGTATCGTGCAGGGCGGATTGGATCAGGGCTTGCGGGTGAAGTCCGCGCGCGATCTGGTCTCGGTCGGGTTTGATGGCTATGCCGTCGGCGGCTTATCCGTTGGGGAGGACAAGGCCGACATGTACGCCATGTTGGATGTCACGGTACCCGAGTTGCCGTTCCTCAAGCCGCGTTATTTGATGGGCGTAGGCATGCCGGAGGATTTGGTTGAAGGCGTTGCGCGCGGGATCGATATGTTCGATTGCGTGGTGCCGTCGCGGCACGGCCGTACCGGGTGGCTCTTTACCTCCTTTGGACGTGTGGTGATCAAGCAGGCCCGGTATGCGCGGGACGAACAGCCCATCGATCCGGCCTGCCGGTGTCCGGTCTGTACCCGATACACGCGGGCCTATCTGCATCATTTGTTCGGCGTGAAAGAAATGTTAGGCGCGCGTCTCAATACGATTCACAATTTGTGGTTTTTTGCGAAGTTAATGGAAGAAATCCGGAGCGCCGTGCGGGGCGGAACATTTCAGGAGTTTCGCCGCGAGTTTCACCGGACGTATATCGTGGACCGGCCGGGCGGCGAGGGGCGGTCAGAAGTTGACCATACAAACGTGTCGTAA
- a CDS encoding response regulator, with the protein MKGLKILIVDDEPLMRLSMLDALEGVGCEVMAAATGTEGLAVLGTRQFDIVITDLRLPGADGLTILKACKERSPTTEVIVITAHGSVDTAVGAIKLGAYDYITKPFQMEELLLIVERVGKFLGLRRENLELKEVLEDRFSFGGIHGRNHHMRALLEKIKLVAATDSPVSLVGERGTGKELVAHAIHLNSPRRDQPLIKVCCADLPDHLLEAELFGHEKGALSGALRRRRGRFELAHKGTLLLGDVDALSSVLQNKLWRVLQERKFERVGGREPVEVDVRILCASRQDLTEAVVQGRFRQDLCEHLAAVQVVVPPLRERREDVLVIAEHVLERKSGSLNKSPKGFSQPSRELLLHFSFPGNVGELEQMVERAVGLGRNGEPLQPWDLCGFQTCPYLGGAPQPDCGFCAEGLSAKAGAPEGNPGATLAAAREAFEKEYIEAALKQVDGSRTTAAAVLGLSRKALWDKCKRYGISSAKGEAEERDE; encoded by the coding sequence GTGAAGGGGCTCAAAATATTGATTGTGGATGATGAACCGTTGATGCGGCTTTCTATGCTGGACGCCCTCGAAGGGGTCGGTTGCGAGGTCATGGCGGCGGCGACCGGCACAGAAGGACTGGCGGTCCTGGGCACGCGTCAGTTCGATATCGTGATTACCGACTTGCGTCTTCCTGGTGCCGATGGATTGACGATCCTCAAAGCATGCAAAGAACGGAGTCCAACGACCGAGGTCATTGTGATCACGGCGCATGGATCGGTGGATACGGCGGTGGGGGCCATCAAGCTTGGCGCATACGATTACATTACCAAACCGTTTCAAATGGAGGAGTTGCTGTTGATCGTCGAGCGCGTAGGCAAGTTCCTCGGACTGCGGCGGGAAAACCTTGAATTAAAGGAAGTGCTGGAAGACCGGTTCAGTTTCGGTGGCATCCACGGGCGCAACCATCACATGCGGGCGCTCCTGGAAAAGATCAAGCTGGTCGCGGCCACCGATTCGCCGGTTTCCCTGGTTGGAGAGCGTGGAACCGGGAAAGAACTGGTCGCGCATGCCATCCATTTGAACAGTCCGCGACGGGATCAGCCCTTAATCAAAGTGTGTTGCGCCGATCTTCCGGATCATCTGCTGGAGGCGGAACTTTTCGGCCATGAAAAAGGGGCGTTGTCCGGTGCCTTGCGCCGCCGCCGAGGCCGCTTCGAACTCGCGCATAAGGGGACCTTGCTGCTCGGTGATGTGGATGCGCTCTCTTCTGTCCTGCAAAATAAATTGTGGCGGGTCCTTCAGGAACGGAAATTTGAACGTGTCGGAGGGCGAGAACCTGTTGAGGTCGATGTTCGAATCCTCTGCGCGTCGCGGCAGGACTTGACGGAGGCGGTGGTGCAGGGGCGGTTTCGACAGGATCTCTGTGAGCACCTTGCCGCTGTTCAGGTGGTTGTGCCGCCCTTGCGCGAGCGACGGGAGGATGTCCTGGTCATTGCCGAGCATGTCCTGGAGAGAAAGTCAGGGAGCCTCAATAAATCCCCGAAGGGCTTTTCTCAGCCCAGTCGCGAGTTGCTCCTGCATTTTTCGTTTCCAGGCAATGTCGGAGAGTTGGAGCAGATGGTCGAGCGTGCCGTGGGATTGGGACGAAACGGAGAGCCACTGCAGCCGTGGGATCTGTGTGGATTCCAGACCTGTCCGTATCTCGGAGGTGCGCCTCAGCCGGATTGTGGATTCTGCGCGGAAGGTTTGTCGGCGAAGGCCGGAGCGCCTGAGGGCAATCCCGGTGCGACGCTGGCCGCTGCACGGGAAGCATTTGAGAAGGAGTACATTGAAGCGGCGTTGAAGCAGGTGGACGGCAGCCGAACCACCGCAGCCGCTGTGCTGGGGTTATCTAGGAAAGCTCTGTGGGACAAGTGCAAGCGCTACGGCATCTCCTCCGCCAAGGGCGAGGCGGAGGAGAGAGACGAGTAA
- a CDS encoding PAS domain S-box protein — protein sequence MLFWSRSHSLQRKIITAIVMVGLLPLGLSLILTYLEERRALRETIGANFKEVAVEAARRIEMQVTRGINEAQQLAATPFLRTSVTESNRTYLDKDEKTVQSMIKAWQQRWRQRDKQSEFPLFINRIVTNYLIRWHDIRKADYVGIFVTDNRGALVVSSIPQVEYYYGKTAWWQAFMKRGTGKVFVSDIFFDPAFGTHVVNVSAPIVDDEQHTTIGAVTVLLRRDTLFHSVSEATVGQTGHAMLFTSDGAPIVCPILSPEEHVVKPELINAINAAAAGWTTAENDSHGGINSIVGFAPVRLGADLTPESLGGKRWVAFVRQDPAESYAPLSRLVVEVAVYGLGVFAALLLTGLTVARRIARPIGLLHEGVQKIGSGRLDQQLDLKTGDEIEQLADAFNKMAANLRVSFEQIEHRMEDVRRLEARYRDLIEHSPEMIYQLNKAGQFVHVNKTGLDKLGYSLEEMLQMHLWDLVPKGREAEVLAYLERLVSQGRSTIETVFVAGDGHPIDVEIHSTALFESGGGLVHSRAFVRDVTERRLLEEQIHRYTTRLEQAVNERTQQLVASQERYKALFDLVADSVFMVGEDGVIVAVNKREEQALGYSEQQVVGNSILEVILPTHHEEMRSLLAKIHSGERQVPTQEITVRDAGGKETPVEMDVILVRGSDHTWVMVQLRDITDRKRLERQMHTYQQELETKVSERTREIEETKQYLENLLENANDVIYTLDSEQCFTYVNSKVLAWGYAKEDLLGRPYLGLLSKRHRGRRLKSTLDIGVKQVYEVEVLTKSGEPRSVMVSVSPLHGVDGEILGVLGIARDMTDTKKLEQQIRNSEKLASVGKLAAGVAHEINNPLGGILNCLYNMRKGTLSPSRQEEYLASMEDGLRRVQRIVRQLLDFSQQHNPELALADMNQVVNRVLLLIDHLLVPHRVRLETDLAVDMPEIMIDRHMMEQVLMNLVLNAIQAMRNGGVLTIRTTVQEAHCLVRVQDSGCGISSSVLPRIFDPFFTTKNEGEGTGLGLSVSLGIVERHGGRIVVESEVGKGTTFIVSIPLSTERYAIGRFS from the coding sequence ATGCTGTTCTGGAGCCGGTCACACAGCCTCCAGCGGAAAATCATCACAGCCATTGTGATGGTCGGCCTCCTGCCGTTAGGTCTTTCTCTCATTCTGACCTATCTCGAAGAACGCCGGGCTTTGCGCGAGACCATCGGCGCCAACTTCAAGGAAGTGGCCGTCGAGGCCGCCCGGCGGATCGAGATGCAGGTCACGCGTGGAATTAACGAAGCGCAGCAGCTCGCCGCCACACCCTTTCTCCGCACCTCGGTGACCGAATCCAACCGCACCTATCTGGACAAGGACGAAAAGACCGTCCAGTCAATGATCAAAGCCTGGCAACAGCGGTGGCGCCAGCGGGACAAGCAAAGCGAGTTTCCGCTGTTCATCAACCGCATTGTGACCAATTACTTGATCCGATGGCACGATATCAGGAAAGCCGATTACGTGGGCATTTTCGTGACCGACAACCGCGGCGCGCTTGTGGTCAGTTCCATTCCACAAGTCGAGTACTACTATGGCAAGACGGCCTGGTGGCAAGCGTTCATGAAGCGAGGAACGGGGAAGGTCTTTGTCAGCGACATCTTCTTCGACCCCGCCTTCGGCACGCATGTGGTCAATGTATCGGCGCCGATCGTCGATGATGAACAACATACGACGATCGGCGCGGTCACGGTGCTCCTCCGCCGGGACACCCTGTTCCACTCCGTGTCTGAGGCAACGGTGGGTCAGACGGGGCATGCCATGTTGTTCACCTCTGACGGCGCGCCGATTGTCTGTCCGATCTTGTCACCAGAGGAACATGTGGTCAAACCCGAGTTGATTAATGCGATCAACGCGGCTGCGGCCGGCTGGACGACCGCCGAGAATGATTCTCATGGCGGAATAAATTCGATTGTGGGTTTCGCGCCGGTTCGCTTGGGGGCTGATCTCACGCCGGAAAGTCTGGGCGGCAAACGGTGGGTGGCCTTTGTACGGCAGGATCCCGCCGAATCCTACGCGCCGCTCTCGCGGCTCGTGGTAGAGGTCGCGGTGTATGGACTTGGGGTATTTGCCGCGTTGTTACTGACCGGTCTGACGGTCGCTCGTCGCATCGCCCGTCCCATCGGCCTGTTGCATGAGGGCGTGCAGAAAATCGGGAGCGGCCGTTTAGATCAGCAGTTGGACCTTAAGACCGGTGACGAAATCGAACAACTCGCTGACGCGTTCAATAAGATGGCGGCGAACTTACGCGTGTCGTTCGAACAGATCGAACACCGAATGGAGGATGTTCGCCGGTTGGAGGCGCGCTATCGCGATCTCATCGAGCATTCTCCGGAGATGATTTATCAGCTGAACAAGGCCGGCCAATTCGTGCATGTGAATAAAACCGGGTTGGATAAGCTGGGTTATTCGCTGGAAGAAATGCTTCAGATGCATCTCTGGGATCTGGTTCCCAAAGGGCGCGAGGCCGAGGTGCTGGCGTATCTGGAGCGCCTGGTCTCGCAAGGCCGCAGCACGATTGAGACGGTGTTTGTGGCGGGAGACGGGCATCCGATCGACGTAGAAATCCATTCGACGGCATTGTTCGAAAGCGGCGGCGGACTGGTCCATTCGCGTGCCTTTGTCCGCGATGTGACGGAGCGGCGCCTGCTGGAAGAGCAAATTCATCGCTACACCACCCGGCTCGAGCAGGCGGTGAATGAGCGAACGCAGCAGCTGGTGGCGTCGCAGGAGCGATATAAGGCGCTCTTCGATCTGGTGGCCGACTCTGTGTTTATGGTGGGCGAGGACGGTGTGATCGTCGCTGTGAACAAGCGTGAGGAGCAGGCGCTGGGGTATTCCGAGCAACAGGTGGTGGGGAACAGCATTCTCGAGGTGATCCTGCCGACGCATCACGAGGAAATGCGTTCGTTGCTGGCAAAAATCCACTCCGGCGAACGTCAGGTGCCGACGCAGGAAATCACGGTGCGTGATGCCGGCGGCAAGGAAACGCCGGTGGAGATGGATGTAATCTTGGTGCGCGGCAGCGATCATACCTGGGTGATGGTGCAGCTTCGCGACATTACGGATCGAAAGCGGCTTGAGCGGCAGATGCATACCTATCAGCAGGAGCTGGAAACGAAAGTCAGCGAGCGTACCCGCGAGATCGAAGAGACCAAGCAGTACCTTGAGAACCTGCTGGAAAATGCCAATGACGTCATTTATACCCTCGATAGTGAACAGTGTTTTACATATGTCAACAGCAAGGTTCTGGCCTGGGGGTATGCCAAGGAAGACCTGTTGGGGCGGCCGTATTTGGGGCTGCTGTCGAAGCGGCACCGGGGCCGCCGGTTGAAATCGACGCTGGATATTGGTGTGAAGCAGGTTTATGAGGTGGAGGTGCTGACGAAATCCGGAGAGCCCCGTTCTGTCATGGTGAGTGTGTCGCCGCTGCATGGGGTCGACGGGGAAATTCTTGGAGTCCTTGGTATCGCCCGTGACATGACCGACACGAAGAAACTCGAGCAGCAAATCAGAAATTCCGAGAAGCTGGCATCGGTGGGCAAATTGGCCGCAGGGGTCGCCCATGAGATCAACAACCCGTTGGGTGGCATTCTGAACTGTCTCTACAATATGCGTAAGGGGACACTGTCACCCTCACGCCAGGAAGAATATCTCGCGTCGATGGAAGACGGATTGCGTCGAGTGCAGCGGATTGTCCGGCAGCTCCTCGATTTTTCGCAGCAGCACAATCCAGAGCTTGCGCTGGCCGATATGAATCAGGTGGTCAATCGCGTCTTGTTGCTGATCGACCACCTGTTGGTGCCTCACCGGGTGCGGTTAGAGACGGACTTGGCCGTCGACATGCCAGAAATCATGATCGATCGTCATATGATGGAACAGGTCTTGATGAATCTCGTGTTGAATGCCATTCAGGCGATGCGCAACGGCGGCGTACTGACCATCCGCACGACAGTGCAAGAGGCCCATTGTCTGGTGCGAGTCCAGGATTCCGGGTGCGGCATTTCGTCATCTGTTCTGCCGCGGATTTTCGATCCGTTTTTCACCACCAAAAATGAGGGCGAGGGGACCGGGCTCGGATTGTCCGTCAGTTTAGGCATCGTCGAGCGGCATGGGGGGCGGATTGTGGTGGAAAGTGAAGTCGGAAAGGGCACGACCTTTATCGTCTCGATTCCGCTCTCGACCGAACGTTATGCCATTGGGAGGTTTTCGTGA